The Cellulomonas sp. S1-8 genome has a window encoding:
- a CDS encoding helix-turn-helix transcriptional regulator, whose protein sequence is MRDGGGDVTVVAPPGSALGAALGSALGAREWRVLDVRSLRPERALLHPRAVLLLEDDEGVPVVDVEPGAGLLTCVCLGSARSARELQGMHRRGAVVLDQSAPLLALLRILEHHLRETRGPGPPDDAVVGELGRRHDEHVALTRLTATEEAVLALLAAGVGAAQIGARRHLSLNTVRTHIRSILTKLGVRSQLEAVAVARRSGSARWLVEPRVTFTNSGEAPAPPHGGR, encoded by the coding sequence ATGAGGGACGGCGGCGGGGACGTCACCGTCGTCGCGCCCCCAGGCAGCGCGCTGGGGGCCGCGCTGGGGAGCGCGCTCGGCGCACGCGAGTGGCGCGTGCTCGATGTCCGGTCCCTGCGACCCGAGCGCGCGCTCCTGCACCCTCGCGCCGTCCTGCTGCTGGAGGACGACGAGGGCGTACCCGTCGTCGACGTCGAGCCGGGGGCGGGGCTGCTCACGTGCGTGTGCCTCGGGTCGGCCAGGTCGGCACGCGAGCTGCAGGGCATGCACCGTCGGGGCGCCGTCGTGCTCGACCAGTCCGCTCCCCTGCTGGCGCTCCTGCGGATCCTCGAGCACCACCTGCGCGAGACCCGCGGCCCCGGCCCCCCGGACGACGCCGTGGTCGGCGAGCTGGGCCGACGCCACGACGAGCACGTCGCGCTGACCCGGCTGACCGCCACCGAGGAGGCCGTCCTGGCGCTGCTCGCGGCAGGCGTCGGCGCTGCCCAGATCGGAGCCCGCCGGCACCTGTCCCTCAACACCGTGCGGACCCACATCCGCTCGATCCTCACCAAGCTCGGGGTGCGCTCCCAGCTCGAGGCGGTCGCGGTGGCGCGCCGCTCCGGGAGCGCCCGGTGGCTCGTCGAGCCGCGGGTCACATTCACCAATTCTGGTGAGGCCCCCGCGCCGCCGCACGGAGGACGGTGA
- the nrdH gene encoding glutaredoxin-like protein NrdH — protein sequence MTITVYSKPACVQCTATYRALDKLGHDYTVVDISQDADARDYVMSLGHLQAPVVVAGGENWSGYRPDRIKTLADKLATQVA from the coding sequence ATGACCATCACGGTGTACAGCAAGCCGGCCTGCGTCCAGTGCACGGCCACGTACCGCGCGCTCGACAAGCTCGGCCACGACTACACGGTCGTCGACATCTCGCAGGACGCCGACGCGCGTGACTACGTGATGTCGCTCGGCCACCTCCAGGCGCCCGTCGTCGTCGCCGGCGGCGAGAACTGGTCGGGGTACCGTCCCGACCGCATCAAGACGCTCGCGGACAAGCTGGCGACCCAGGTCGCCTGA
- the nrdI gene encoding class Ib ribonucleoside-diphosphate reductase assembly flavoprotein NrdI encodes MGNLVYFSSASGNTHRFVQKLGLRAQRIPLLPTDEFLHVSEPYVLVLPTYGGGNERGAVPRQVVKFLNDEDNRALIRGVIAAGNTNFGEAYCIAGDIVAAKCHVPHLYAFELMGTTEDVSSVREGLGRFWQRQSQIPA; translated from the coding sequence ATGGGCAACCTCGTCTACTTCTCGTCCGCGTCGGGCAACACCCACCGCTTCGTGCAGAAGCTCGGCCTGCGGGCGCAGCGCATCCCGCTGCTCCCGACGGACGAGTTCCTCCACGTCAGCGAGCCGTACGTGCTCGTGCTGCCCACCTACGGCGGCGGCAACGAGCGGGGTGCGGTACCACGGCAGGTCGTGAAGTTCCTCAACGACGAGGACAACCGTGCGCTGATCCGCGGCGTCATCGCGGCCGGCAACACGAACTTCGGTGAGGCGTACTGCATCGCCGGCGACATCGTGGCCGCCAAGTGCCACGTGCCGCACCTGTACGCCTTCGAGCTCATGGGAACCACAGAGGACGTGTCCAGCGTCCGCGAGGGATTGGGAAGATTTTGGCAGCGACAGTCGCAGATACCCGCGTAG